The Geobacter sp. AOG2 genome includes a window with the following:
- a CDS encoding lipopolysaccharide assembly protein LapB, which translates to MQQDSGSFWTDIKAYEERLAANPDSFCFARLAEIYLKVGLTDDALHVARKGVIRHPGHIAGQRALAMACHAKGLTDECRSALEQVVTAIPEDMEALKLLGRLYAGSGDDRAAVEILNIVLDLNPDDDECRLELEALVRNTQQIATTGLAPEADIVMASRERRDSEFVAYDDEDEIIEDLDILELDEGDLIEEISVGNEEEAERAEAVHHDPLSTTTLAELYVQQGFVSKALAIYQTILADDPANSVALTRIAELSATEASRTKPWDDAALAVSDDFEQAEFGDSDEVRVEPPPAASTVADSGLQSRGEAGNALATLEEWLENIRRIKACR; encoded by the coding sequence ATGCAGCAGGACAGCGGGTCATTCTGGACTGATATCAAGGCATACGAGGAGCGCCTTGCGGCAAACCCCGATTCTTTTTGCTTTGCCCGACTGGCGGAGATCTATCTCAAGGTCGGCTTGACGGATGATGCACTCCATGTAGCCAGAAAAGGCGTGATAAGGCATCCGGGGCATATCGCCGGCCAGCGGGCCTTGGCCATGGCCTGTCATGCCAAAGGGTTGACGGATGAGTGCCGGTCAGCACTGGAACAGGTTGTTACGGCGATACCTGAAGACATGGAAGCCCTGAAGCTGTTGGGACGACTCTATGCCGGATCGGGAGATGACCGCGCCGCCGTCGAGATTTTGAACATCGTGCTGGACCTAAACCCGGATGACGACGAGTGCCGCCTTGAACTGGAGGCCCTTGTGCGCAACACCCAGCAGATCGCTACCACCGGATTAGCGCCTGAAGCTGATATAGTAATGGCCTCCCGAGAACGTCGGGATTCTGAATTCGTTGCCTATGACGATGAAGACGAGATCATCGAGGATCTGGACATTCTGGAGTTGGACGAAGGCGATCTGATCGAAGAGATTTCCGTGGGTAACGAAGAGGAAGCTGAACGGGCAGAGGCAGTTCACCACGACCCGCTTTCCACCACCACCCTAGCCGAGCTTTACGTGCAGCAGGGGTTTGTCTCAAAGGCGCTCGCTATCTATCAGACTATTCTTGCAGACGACCCTGCTAATAGTGTCGCACTGACACGGATCGCTGAACTTTCGGCCACAGAGGCGAGTCGGACCAAGCCATGGGACGATGCCGCCCTGGCAGTCTCGGACGATTTTGAGCAGGCAGAATTCGGTGATTCCGACGAAGTACGGGTCGAGCCTCCGCCCGCGGCATCCACGGTCGCCGATTCGGGCCTGCAGTCTCGGGGAGAGGCCGGCAATGCCCTAGCAACCCTAGAGG
- the aroC gene encoding chorismate synthase, with protein sequence MFRYLTAGESHGPQLTAIIEGLPAGARLSADSINHDLARRQQGYGRGDRMKIETDTVNILSGVRWGETLGSPVTLVVGNRDWENWREKMSPLATHRMDGIAVTRPRPGHADLTGALKYGHEDVRNILERSSARETAVRVAVGAVAKALLREFDIMVGGFVTEVGGVEAQRPDLPLEELWSLASQSELFCCDRDAEVEMKRLIDFSKADGDTLGGVVEVQVSGVPPGLGSYVQWDRKLDARLAMALMSVQAIKGVEVGIGFDAARRPGSQVHDELFRDEERLSQGAATAYYRQTNRAGGIEGGMSNGEVIVLRAAMKPIPTLYKPLRSVDMQTHEPYEAAVERSDTCAVPAALVVAEAVVAIEIADAFLEKFGGDSIREIRRNYEGYRAQVSNA encoded by the coding sequence ATGTTCCGCTACCTGACTGCGGGGGAATCCCATGGGCCGCAATTGACGGCAATTATCGAAGGCCTTCCGGCCGGGGCTCGGCTTTCGGCTGACAGTATCAACCATGACTTGGCTCGGCGCCAGCAGGGGTACGGCCGCGGCGACCGAATGAAGATCGAGACGGATACGGTCAACATTTTGTCGGGCGTGCGCTGGGGCGAAACACTTGGTTCACCGGTGACACTGGTGGTGGGCAATCGCGACTGGGAAAACTGGCGAGAGAAGATGTCGCCGCTGGCGACACATCGTATGGACGGTATTGCGGTGACTCGTCCACGCCCCGGACATGCGGACCTGACCGGGGCTTTAAAGTATGGGCACGAGGATGTGCGCAATATTCTGGAACGCTCCAGTGCCCGCGAGACAGCCGTGCGTGTGGCAGTGGGAGCCGTAGCCAAGGCACTTCTGCGTGAGTTCGACATTATGGTCGGCGGATTCGTGACCGAGGTCGGAGGGGTGGAGGCACAGCGTCCCGATCTCCCGCTGGAGGAGTTGTGGAGTCTTGCCTCCCAATCGGAGCTTTTCTGCTGTGACCGTGATGCCGAGGTGGAGATGAAGCGACTGATAGATTTCAGCAAGGCCGATGGCGATACCTTGGGTGGGGTTGTAGAGGTGCAGGTCAGCGGCGTCCCTCCGGGTTTGGGTAGCTATGTCCAGTGGGATCGCAAACTGGATGCCCGCTTGGCAATGGCATTGATGAGTGTCCAGGCCATCAAGGGGGTCGAGGTCGGTATCGGTTTTGATGCGGCCCGCAGGCCAGGTTCCCAGGTGCATGACGAACTGTTCCGGGACGAGGAGCGCCTTAGTCAGGGGGCGGCAACCGCTTATTATCGCCAAACCAACCGCGCAGGCGGTATCGAGGGTGGGATGTCGAATGGCGAGGTCATTGTACTCAGGGCGGCCATGAAGCCGATACCCACTCTCTACAAGCCGCTTCGCTCGGTTGATATGCAGACTCATGAGCCGTATGAGGCGGCTGTGGAACGCTCCGACACCTGCGCCGTGCCGGCTGCTCTGGTTGTAGCCGAGGCGGTTGTGGCCATAGAAATCGCTGATGCCTTCCTGGAAAAATTCGGCGGCGATTCAATCCGGGAAATCCGGCGTAATTATGAAGGTTACCGGGCTCAGGTGAGCAATGCTTGA
- a CDS encoding shikimate kinase, whose amino-acid sequence MLERPLILTGFMGAGKSSIGRLLAGKLKCPFIDLDAEIVAVAGRSINAIFAEEGEAVFRVLESSCLEHALHRGGAVIATGGGAVIADANRALMRASGVVVNLTAPFDRIMERLSGATDRPLYAGDDPATRAKTLLEQREQFYNDADIRIDTDGKSVEDVAAEILGYLRGLEA is encoded by the coding sequence ATGCTTGAACGGCCGCTAATCCTCACCGGTTTTATGGGAGCGGGTAAGAGCAGTATCGGCCGTCTGCTGGCAGGCAAACTTAAGTGCCCCTTCATTGATCTTGATGCCGAGATCGTTGCCGTGGCGGGCCGCTCCATCAATGCTATCTTTGCTGAAGAAGGGGAGGCTGTCTTCCGCGTTCTGGAAAGCTCGTGCCTGGAACACGCTCTGCACCGGGGTGGGGCGGTGATCGCAACTGGTGGCGGTGCGGTCATTGCTGATGCAAACCGCGCCTTGATGCGGGCGTCCGGGGTGGTGGTCAATCTGACCGCTCCATTTGACCGGATTATGGAGCGCCTTTCCGGCGCCACAGACCGACCTCTGTATGCTGGTGACGACCCGGCAACACGTGCGAAAACGCTGTTGGAGCAGCGTGAACAATTTTATAACGACGCCGATATAAGAATTGACACGGATGGGAAATCCGTGGAAGATGTGGCGGCAGAGATTCTAGGGTATTTAAGGGGTTTGGAAGCGTGA
- the aroB gene encoding 3-dehydroquinate synthase has protein sequence MSVVTVNLGESSYDILIESGSLPTLGQRCTSLGLTGRAAVVTNPTVNALYGEAVRRSLTEAGCSVALIEMPDGEEFKNAATLGSVYDALIEAGLDRRSFIVALGGGVVGDLAGFAAATFLRGIPFVQVPTTLLAQVDSSVGGKTAIDHPRGKNLIGAFYQPRLVLIDVDTLATLPEREYRAGLAEVVKYGIAIDGPFFEYLERNIDALSAMGRECLMTVIQRCCELKAMVVERDEKEAGLREVLNYGHTLGHALETLAGYRSLVHGEAVAIGMVLAARICSLRGECRDDDVTRIKALLGSLGLSVTPPEVKRSQLLDVLLKDKKSRAGAINFICNQGIGNHTVAQLSPEELLTLSGLGV, from the coding sequence GTGAGCGTCGTTACCGTCAACCTGGGAGAGAGCAGTTATGATATCCTGATCGAAAGCGGTTCATTGCCGACGCTTGGTCAGAGGTGCACCTCCCTCGGCTTGACCGGCCGGGCTGCGGTTGTCACTAATCCGACGGTGAATGCGCTGTATGGCGAGGCGGTACGGCGTTCTCTGACGGAGGCCGGCTGCTCGGTCGCGTTGATCGAAATGCCCGATGGCGAGGAATTCAAGAATGCTGCCACGCTGGGTAGCGTTTATGACGCCTTGATAGAAGCCGGCTTGGACCGGAGATCGTTCATTGTCGCCCTTGGTGGCGGTGTGGTGGGTGATCTGGCCGGTTTTGCCGCTGCAACGTTTCTGCGTGGCATTCCTTTCGTCCAGGTGCCGACAACTCTCTTGGCGCAGGTAGACAGTAGTGTTGGGGGTAAAACTGCCATCGACCACCCTCGGGGGAAGAACCTGATAGGTGCATTCTACCAACCGCGGCTGGTGTTGATCGATGTGGATACCCTGGCAACGCTGCCGGAGCGGGAATATCGGGCAGGTCTTGCCGAGGTTGTCAAATACGGCATAGCCATTGATGGGCCTTTTTTCGAGTATTTGGAACGGAATATTGATGCGCTGTCGGCAATGGGACGTGAGTGCCTCATGACGGTCATTCAGCGCTGTTGCGAATTAAAGGCCATGGTGGTTGAACGGGATGAAAAGGAGGCTGGTCTCCGCGAAGTGCTTAATTATGGCCACACATTGGGTCATGCCCTGGAGACCCTGGCCGGCTATCGAAGTTTGGTGCATGGGGAAGCCGTGGCGATCGGTATGGTGTTGGCGGCACGCATATGCTCTCTGCGGGGAGAGTGCCGGGATGATGATGTGACCAGGATAAAGGCGCTTCTCGGTAGCCTTGGCCTCTCCGTTACACCACCGGAGGTGAAGCGTTCACAGTTGCTGGATGTCTTGCTCAAGGATAAAAAGAGCCGAGCCGGGGCCATCAACTTCATCTGCAACCAGGGGATTGGCAACCATACCGTTGCACAGCTTTCACCGGAAGAACTACTTACGTTAAGCGGGCTGGGGGTGTGA
- a CDS encoding PEP-CTERM sorting domain-containing protein, which yields MKKIMLFLAGTIFMLGLSTMAQAFTMTLSSGSETVVVNDNGVNDFNSAINGIMYSGSINGISVSAIGTSIFDQNSGSFDISSFVFRGTGSITIKLTDSGLVLDTYAISPNLSVGEYLSSTSSSNVQLTSDVLVNGVSVPGVSTTVTGMGSSTTSGLATVGNTFSLDEIITATLTGNSSVSIDGLVNVAPVPEPGTMLLLGIGLISLAVVSKRKMNKQS from the coding sequence ATGAAAAAAATAATGTTATTTCTGGCTGGTACGATATTTATGTTGGGGTTGTCTACGATGGCACAAGCTTTCACTATGACCTTGAGCAGTGGAAGTGAAACAGTTGTGGTAAATGATAATGGCGTTAATGATTTTAACTCGGCGATAAATGGTATTATGTATTCAGGTAGTATAAATGGTATTAGTGTAAGTGCAATCGGAACGTCTATTTTTGATCAAAATAGCGGATCTTTTGATATCAGCTCTTTTGTTTTCAGGGGAACTGGTTCTATAACTATCAAGTTGACTGATTCTGGCCTTGTCCTTGATACGTATGCCATATCACCTAATCTTAGTGTTGGCGAGTATTTATCAAGCACGAGCAGTTCAAATGTACAGCTAACATCTGACGTGTTGGTCAATGGGGTCTCTGTTCCAGGTGTTTCCACAACCGTGACAGGTATGGGTAGCTCTACAACTTCTGGATTGGCTACCGTCGGTAATACCTTCTCGCTCGATGAGATCATAACAGCTACTCTAACAGGTAATTCTTCCGTAAGTATTGATGGTCTTGTGAATGTCGCTCCTGTTCCTGAGCCCGGAACGATGCTCCTGCTGGGAATCGGTTTGATTTCACTTGCTGTCGTAAGCAAGCGCAAGATGAACAAACAATCCTAA